The Mytilus galloprovincialis chromosome 2, xbMytGall1.hap1.1, whole genome shotgun sequence genome has a window encoding:
- the LOC143064042 gene encoding myeloid differentiation primary response protein MyD88-like — protein MGVMVESYDAFVIHNEEGKDLEFVQEMARILEGPKYNLRLFLPWRDLQTTEDNETEVLAKIMVQRCRCAVVVISPNLLQSDVTSFLLSFVHSKYPSGRNSKLIPILIENCELPTILQSVTVCDFTKKDMRCWVWPRIASSMRLTQTRSASGRRQFMPCSTRKSVLPDILH, from the exons ATGGGTGTAATGGTAGAATCTTATGACGCCTTTGTGATTCATAATGAAGAAGGAAAAGATCTGGAGTTTGTTCAGGAAATGGCGAGAATTTTAGAAGGACCAAAATATAACTTGAGACTATTTTTACCATGGAGAGATCTACAAACTACTGAGGACAATGAAACTGAAGTTCTTGCTAAAATTATGGTTCAAAG ATGTAGGTGTGCTGTTGTCGTAATATCTCCAAACCTTCTACAATCCGACGTCACAAGTTTCTTGCTGTCGTTTGTACATTCCAAATATCCCT CTGGAAGAAACAGTAAACTGATTCCAATACTTATAGAAAACTGCGAATTGCCTACGATTTTACAATCAGTGACTGTATGTGACTTTACCAAAAAAGATATGCGGTGTTGGGTTTGGCCTAGAATTGCTTCGTCCATGAGGTTGACACAGACAAGATCGGCATCGGGTAGAAGACAATTTATGCCTTGTTCAACTAGAAAGTCTGTACTTCCGGATATATTACATTGA